A window of the Streptomyces sp. JB150 genome harbors these coding sequences:
- a CDS encoding sugar ABC transporter permease, with translation MAHLTEKARGTAPAAPAPPRPVPAPRRARLRRGVTPWLFLLAPLALLVTFTYAPIVNMVAYSFTDWDGVSPELRFTGPGNYTEIFTREDLFQVFFVSGYYLAASAVQIVAALYFATVLSFNVRFRNFFKGVLFFPYLINGVAIGFVFLYFFQDGGTLDSVLGLFGADPDHAWLGDPVSANTSLAGVSVWRYLGLNFVLFLGAIQSIPGELYEAAELDGANRWQQFRHIIAPGIKPVLTLTVILSVSGSLSAFEIPYIMTGGATGTETFVIQTVKLAFQFNKTGLASAAAVVLLLIILLVTWVQRRLVPDERVDLV, from the coding sequence ATGGCGCACCTCACCGAGAAGGCCCGGGGCACGGCACCGGCCGCACCCGCCCCGCCCCGGCCGGTTCCGGCACCCCGCCGGGCCCGCCTGCGGCGGGGCGTCACCCCCTGGCTGTTCCTGCTGGCCCCGCTCGCGCTGCTGGTCACCTTCACGTACGCGCCGATCGTCAACATGGTCGCGTACAGCTTCACCGACTGGGACGGGGTCAGCCCCGAGCTGCGCTTCACGGGGCCCGGCAACTACACGGAGATCTTCACCCGCGAGGACCTGTTCCAGGTCTTCTTCGTCTCCGGCTATTACCTCGCCGCCTCCGCGGTGCAGATCGTCGCCGCGCTGTACTTCGCCACGGTCCTCAGCTTCAACGTCCGCTTCCGGAACTTCTTCAAGGGCGTGCTGTTCTTCCCGTACCTGATCAACGGGGTGGCGATCGGCTTCGTCTTCCTCTACTTCTTCCAGGACGGCGGCACCCTCGACTCGGTGCTCGGCCTGTTCGGCGCGGACCCCGACCACGCCTGGCTGGGCGACCCCGTCTCGGCGAACACCTCCCTCGCGGGCGTGTCCGTCTGGCGCTACCTCGGCCTGAACTTCGTCCTGTTCCTCGGCGCGATCCAGTCCATCCCCGGCGAGCTGTACGAGGCGGCCGAGCTGGACGGGGCGAACCGCTGGCAGCAGTTCCGGCACATCATCGCGCCCGGCATCAAACCGGTGCTCACCCTGACCGTGATCCTGTCGGTCTCCGGCTCGCTGTCCGCCTTCGAGATCCCGTACATCATGACCGGCGGCGCGACCGGCACCGAGACCTTCGTGATCCAGACCGTGAAGCTGGCGTTCCAGTTCAACAAGACGGGGCTCGCCTCGGCGGCGGCCGTCGTGCTGCTGCTGATCATCCTGCTGGTGACCTGGGTGCAGCGCCGCCTCGTCCCCGACGAGAGGGTGGACCTCGTATGA
- a CDS encoding ribonuclease D, translated as MTDAHDTAADSSLRTTGGAPPDDGGSSATEAPIPLLEPREGIPPVIADEAALARVIAAFADGSGPVAVDAERASGYRYGQRAYLVQLRREGAGTALIDPVACPDLSALGEALSDTEWVLHAATQDLPCLREIGMVPTRLFDTELAGRLAGFPRVGLGAMVENVLGYVLEKGHSAVDWSTRPLPEPWLRYAALDVELLVDLRDALEKELDRQGKLEWARQEFDAIASAPPPEPRKDPWRRTSGMHKVRRRRQLAVVRELWQTRDAIAQRRDVSPGKVLSDAAIVEAALALPGNVHALSALNGFGHRMGRRQLEQWQAAVDRAKALPESQLPQPGQPVAGPPPPRAWADKDPAAAARLSAARAGVTALAEELNLPQENLVAPDAVRRLCWEPPQRGDSVGVAEALGAYGARAWQVELVTPVLVEALAAKPA; from the coding sequence GTGACCGACGCCCACGACACCGCAGCAGACAGCTCACTGCGAACCACCGGAGGCGCCCCTCCGGACGACGGCGGATCTTCTGCTACGGAGGCGCCGATCCCCTTGCTGGAGCCGCGTGAGGGCATCCCGCCCGTGATCGCGGACGAGGCCGCTCTCGCCCGGGTGATCGCCGCCTTCGCCGACGGCTCGGGCCCCGTCGCCGTCGACGCCGAACGTGCCTCCGGCTACCGCTACGGCCAGCGCGCCTACCTGGTGCAGCTGCGCCGCGAGGGCGCGGGCACCGCGCTGATCGACCCGGTCGCCTGCCCCGACCTGTCCGCCCTCGGCGAGGCGCTGTCCGACACCGAGTGGGTGCTGCACGCCGCCACGCAGGACCTGCCGTGCCTGCGCGAGATAGGCATGGTGCCCACCCGGCTGTTCGACACCGAGCTGGCCGGGCGGCTCGCCGGGTTCCCGCGCGTCGGCCTCGGCGCCATGGTCGAGAACGTGCTCGGCTACGTCCTGGAGAAGGGCCACTCCGCCGTCGACTGGTCCACCCGCCCGCTGCCCGAGCCCTGGCTGCGCTACGCCGCGCTCGACGTCGAGCTGCTGGTCGACCTGCGGGACGCGCTGGAGAAGGAGCTGGACCGGCAGGGCAAGCTGGAGTGGGCCCGGCAGGAGTTCGACGCGATCGCGTCGGCGCCGCCGCCGGAGCCCCGCAAGGACCCCTGGCGGCGGACGTCCGGCATGCACAAGGTGCGGCGCCGGCGCCAGCTCGCCGTGGTGCGCGAGCTGTGGCAGACGCGGGACGCCATCGCGCAGCGGCGCGATGTGTCGCCGGGCAAGGTGCTGTCGGACGCGGCCATCGTGGAGGCCGCGCTCGCCCTTCCGGGCAATGTGCACGCGCTGTCCGCGCTGAACGGTTTCGGGCACCGGATGGGGCGGCGGCAGCTGGAGCAGTGGCAGGCGGCCGTCGACCGGGCGAAGGCGCTGCCCGAGTCGCAGCTGCCGCAGCCGGGGCAGCCCGTCGCCGGGCCGCCGCCGCCGCGGGCGTGGGCCGACAAGGATCCGGCCGCCGCCGCCCGGCTGTCCGCGGCCCGTGCGGGGGTCACCGCGCTGGCCGAGGAGCTGAATCTGCCGCAGGAGAACCTGGTCGCGCCGGATGCCGTGCGGCGGCTGTGCTGGGAGCCGCCGCAGCGGGGGGACTCCGTCGGTGTCGCGGAGGCGTTGGGGGCGTACGGGGCTCGGGCGTGGCAGGTGGAGTTGGTGACGCCGGTGTTGGTGGAGGCGTTGGCGGCGAAGCCGGCGTAA
- a CDS encoding carbohydrate ABC transporter permease encodes MTRRVLARTLVYLSLALATVVVLLPLTVVVLTSLKTEREMADDGGALSLPENPLNFANYVSAFQDGRMLSAFGNTAFVLLFAVGGTVLIGSMTAYAIDRFRFRFRKPVLAAFLVAALVPGVTTQVATFQIVTSLGMFDSLWAPIALYMGTDIVSIYIFLQFVRSIPVSLDEAARLDGAGAFTIYRKIIFPLLKPAIATVVIVKGITVYNDFYIPFLYMPSEDLGVISTSLFRFRGPFGAHWETISAGAVLVILPTLIVFLALQKFIYNGFTKGATR; translated from the coding sequence ATGACCCGCCGCGTCCTGGCCCGCACCCTGGTGTACCTGTCGCTGGCCCTGGCGACGGTGGTCGTGCTGCTCCCGCTGACGGTGGTCGTGCTGACCTCGCTCAAGACCGAGCGGGAGATGGCGGACGACGGCGGCGCGCTGTCCCTGCCGGAGAATCCGCTGAACTTCGCCAACTACGTGTCGGCGTTCCAGGACGGCCGGATGCTCTCCGCGTTCGGCAACACGGCCTTCGTCCTGCTCTTCGCGGTCGGCGGCACCGTGCTGATCGGTTCCATGACGGCGTACGCGATCGACCGGTTCCGCTTCCGCTTCCGCAAGCCGGTCCTGGCGGCCTTCCTGGTCGCCGCGCTGGTCCCCGGGGTCACCACCCAGGTCGCGACCTTCCAGATCGTCACGAGCCTCGGCATGTTCGACTCGCTGTGGGCGCCGATCGCTCTCTACATGGGCACCGACATCGTCTCGATCTACATCTTCCTGCAGTTCGTCCGGTCCATCCCGGTCTCCCTGGACGAGGCCGCCCGCCTCGACGGCGCCGGCGCCTTCACCATCTACCGCAAGATCATCTTCCCGCTGCTGAAGCCGGCGATCGCCACGGTCGTCATCGTGAAGGGGATCACCGTCTACAACGACTTCTACATCCCCTTCCTCTACATGCCCTCCGAAGACCTTGGCGTGATCTCGACGTCCCTTTTCCGCTTCCGCGGCCCCTTCGGCGCCCACTGGGAGACCATCTCGGCAGGAGCCGTCCTGGTCATCCTGCCCACACTGATCGTCTTCCTGGCCCTCCAGAAGTTCATCTACAACGGCTTCACCAAGGGAGCGACCAGATGA